A window of the Hypanus sabinus isolate sHypSab1 chromosome 25, sHypSab1.hap1, whole genome shotgun sequence genome harbors these coding sequences:
- the LOC132380913 gene encoding zinc finger protein 436-like, with translation MSSPPCPQLSRTPDGDRDPSPPAVGQEAGEPRPSCFITSPRSPATAAAKITAEEELSTPRTSTQEEGLVWTPRQEEEGDELYSTHPDPETDPDADPETDPDADPDPDPFEEAGWGGDSSPRLPEPPDSEGLREGFSPPLLGQNGAATEPLPHAGVEEEEEGVKRQRRPNRFPCPECGKGFACPSHLERHLRTHTGERPFECSVCGKTFATLSHLALHRPRHGAPRPFECAICGRCYPTYSELSSHQRFHSGRRPYPCQLCPKRFYTSSELRAHQLAHTGERPHPCSACGKRFGRLGHLLEHQRTHTGERPFECPLCGKRFHSSSNLTRHRRFHSGERPFACGECAKRFFTSGDLRRHQQTHGGERPFCCGECPRRFYRSGDLVKHQRTHGAERPHGCPSCGKRFCTGSELKIHARFHSGERPFPCSQCPKRFYTASELRVHGRTHTGERPYCCPLCGKSFYRSGDLSKHRRTHTGIKPFACNHCPKRYYTSSELGVHCRTHTGEKPFRCQLCAKGFYTASVLAKHRLTHAASPSGLFQCRLCPQRCPSAARLRLHERQHSGEPAFQCGVCQRRFYTAGGLSKHQNVHDPEAVAAAAAQQRLADARTQQLAEAAERQLEEVRAQQHVSEVIATMPDPTLSARPPPALFECGMCKRGFSSWAELLAHQPQHEGERAVQCATCRQLFVAPAGSEEGGGSAGLGTGGGGSEPEDTHCPLCRGHLASFDIGGFGLGVSNFELCLQGAFPGGPTPGWDGTPVGDLCGQGALAHPSAWQGGTGGQ, from the coding sequence ATGTCATCTCCACCATGTCCTCAGCTGTCCAGGACTCCCGACGGCGATCGGGACCCCTCTCCCCCTGCAGTGGGGCAAGAGGCGGGGGAGCCCCGTCCATCTTGTTTCATCACATCCCCGAGGTCGCCAGCAACAGCAGCAGCCAAAATCACAGCAGAGGAGGAGCTTTCTACTCCTAGGACGTCTACACAGGAGGAGGGGCTGGTGTGGACCCCCAggcaggaggaggagggggacgaGCTCTATTCCACCCATCCTGACCCTGAAACTGACCCCGATGCCGACCCTGAAACTGATCCCGAtgctgaccctgaccctgaccccttCGAGGAGGCAGGATGGGGTGGCGACTCTTCCCCCAGACTTCCTGAGCCCCCTGATTCAGAGGGACTGCGGGAGGGGTTCTCTCCACCCCTGCTGGGACAGAATGGGGCAGCGACGGAACCCCTCCCACATGCCGGTgtggaagaagaggaggagggggtgAAGCGCCAGCGCCGGCCCAACCGCTTCCCGTGCCCAGAGTGCGGCAAGGGTTTTGCCTGCCCCTCCCACCTGGAGCGGCACCTCCGTACTCACACTGGCGAGCGCCCTTTTGAGTGCTCCGTCTGCGGAAAGACGTTCGCCACCCTCAGCCACCTGGCCCTGCACCGGCCCCGACACGGGGCCCCCCGTCCCTTTGAGTGCGCCATCTGCGGCCGCTGTTACCCCACCTACTCGGAGCTCTCCTCCCACCAGCGTTTCCACAGTGGGCGCCGTCCCTATCCCTGCCAGCTGTGCCCCAAGCGCTTTTACACTTCCAGCGAACTGCGAGCTCACCAGCTGGCCCACACCGGTGAGCGACCCCACCCCTGTTCTGCCTGCGGCAAGCGCTTCGGCCGGCTGGGGCACCTGCTGGAGCACCAGCGCACCCACACCGGTGAGCGGCCCTTCGAGTGTCCGCTCTGTGGCAAGCGTTTCCACTCCAGCAGTAACCTGACTCGGCACCGCCGCTTCCACAGCGGTGAGCGCCCCTTTGCCTGCGGCGAGTGCGCCAAGCGCTTCTTCACCTCTGGGGACCTTCGACGGCACCAACAGACTCATGGCGGTGAGCGTCCTTTCTGCTGTGGCGAGTGCCCCCGCCGCTTTTACCGTTCCGGTGACCTGGTCAAGCACCAGCGCACCCACGGCGCCGAGCGGCCCCATGGCTGCCCGTCCTGCGGCAAGCGTTTCTGCACTGGCAGCGAGCTGAAGATCCACGCCCGCTTCCACAGCGGCGAGCGCCCCTTCCCCTGCTCCCAGTGTCCCAAGCGCTTCTACACAGCCAGCGAGCTTCGGGTGCACGGGCGCACTCACACTGGTGAGCGTCCCTACTGCTGTCCACTCTGCGGCAAGTCTTTCTACCGCTCTGGTGACCTCAGCAAGCACCGTCGCACCCACACTGGCATCAAACCCTTCGCCTGCAACCACTGCCCCAAGCGCTATTACACCTCCAGTGAGCTGGGTGTGCACTGCCGTACCCATACCGGCGAAAAACCCTTCCGCTGTCAGCTCTGTGCCAAGGGTTTCTACACAGCCAGTGTGCTGGCCAAGCACAGGCTGACCCACGCTGCCTCGCCCAGCGGCCTCTTCCAGTGCCGCCTCTGCCCCCAGCGCTGCCCCAGCGCCGCCCGCCTACGTCTGCATGAGCGCCAGCACTCTGGCGAGCCCGCTTTCCAGTGCGGCGTGTGCCAGCGCCGCTTCTACACCGCAGGCGGCCTCAGCAAACACCAGAACGTGCACGATCCAGAGGCGGTGGCGGCTGCGGCTGCTCAACAGCGACTGGCCGACGCCCGCACCCAGCAGTTGGCCGAAGCGGCTGAGCGGCAACTGGAGGAGGTGCGTGCTCAGCAGCACGTATCTGAGGTCATAGCCACCATGCCTGACCCCACCCTCAGCGCCCGTCCTCCACCCGCCCTCTTCGAGTGCGGCATGTGCAAGCGAGGCTTCAGTTCCTGGGCCGAGCTGCTGGCCCATCAGCCGCAGCATGAGGGCGAGCGGGCGGTGCAGTGCGCCACCTGCCGCCAGCTCTTTGTAGCACCGGCAGGCAGCGAGGAGGGGGGGGGCTCAGCAGGCCTGGggacgggagggggtgggagcgAGCCCGAGGACACACACTGTCCCCTGTGCCGGGGACACTTGGCTAGTTTCGACATCGGCGGCTTCGGCCTGGGCGTCTCCAACTTCGAGCTTTGCCTGCAGGGGGCCTTCCCTGGCGGCCCCACCCCCGGATGGGACGGCACCCCTGTGGGGGACCTGTGTGGGCAGGGTGCTCTCGCCCACCCCTCTGCCTGGCAGGGGGGCACTGGAGGGCAGTAG